One region of Bosea sp. 29B genomic DNA includes:
- a CDS encoding MFS transporter produces the protein MTQTCTGTGEIVTDIPARLDRLPWSRFHTLVVVALGITWILDGLEVTLAGAVSGALKESPTLRFTNTEVGMAGAAYLAGAVIGAVFFGWLTDRLGRKKLFTITVLVYLSATAATAFSWNLWSFLLFRFLTGMGIGGEYTAINSAIQELVPARVRGWTDLVINGSFWVGAAIGGVAAIVVLDPALVSPDTGWRLAFFIGAALGLIVMILRQWIPESPRWLMSHGRIAEAEAIVTHIESFSPPQPTATLPTLTLRPRPGTPMSEVAHTLFVTHRPRTLVALALMTSQAFFYNAIFFTYALILTDFYAVPSNLIGWFILPFAAGNFLGPVLIGRLFDTLGRRPMIAGTYILSGLLLAGTGYLFAREMVNASQLTICWSVVFFFASAAASSAYLTVSETYPLEIRALAIAVFYSLGTGLGGIAGPWLFGALIDTGSRASVFGGYLFGAVLMIAAGLIAWRFAIKAERRPLEEVCKPLGAL, from the coding sequence GTGACGCAGACCTGCACAGGCACCGGCGAGATCGTCACCGACATTCCGGCCAGGCTCGACCGCCTGCCCTGGTCGCGTTTCCATACGCTCGTCGTCGTCGCGCTCGGCATCACCTGGATCCTCGACGGGCTCGAGGTCACGCTGGCGGGCGCCGTCTCCGGCGCGCTGAAGGAAAGCCCGACCCTACGCTTCACCAATACCGAGGTCGGGATGGCCGGCGCCGCCTATCTCGCGGGCGCGGTCATCGGCGCCGTCTTCTTCGGCTGGCTCACCGATCGGCTCGGCCGCAAGAAGCTCTTCACCATTACCGTCCTGGTCTATCTCTCCGCGACGGCTGCGACGGCCTTCTCCTGGAATCTCTGGAGCTTCCTGCTCTTCCGCTTCCTGACCGGCATGGGCATCGGCGGCGAATACACCGCGATCAATTCGGCCATCCAGGAACTCGTGCCGGCGCGGGTGCGCGGCTGGACCGATCTCGTCATCAACGGCTCCTTCTGGGTCGGCGCCGCGATCGGCGGCGTCGCCGCGATCGTCGTGCTCGATCCGGCTCTCGTGTCGCCCGACACCGGCTGGCGCCTCGCCTTCTTCATCGGCGCAGCACTCGGGCTGATCGTCATGATCCTGCGGCAATGGATCCCGGAGAGCCCACGCTGGCTGATGAGCCATGGCCGCATCGCCGAGGCGGAGGCGATCGTCACCCATATCGAATCCTTCTCGCCGCCGCAGCCCACCGCGACGCTGCCGACGCTCACCTTGCGCCCGCGGCCGGGCACGCCGATGAGCGAAGTCGCCCATACGCTTTTCGTCACGCACCGGCCGCGCACGCTGGTGGCGCTGGCGCTGATGACCTCGCAAGCCTTCTTCTACAACGCGATCTTCTTCACCTACGCGCTGATCCTGACCGACTTCTACGCCGTCCCGTCCAACCTGATCGGCTGGTTCATCCTGCCCTTCGCCGCCGGCAACTTCCTCGGCCCCGTCCTGATCGGCCGGCTCTTCGACACGCTCGGCCGGCGCCCGATGATCGCGGGAACCTATATCCTCTCCGGCCTGCTGCTTGCCGGCACGGGCTATCTCTTCGCGCGGGAGATGGTCAACGCCAGCCAGCTCACCATCTGCTGGAGCGTCGTTTTCTTCTTCGCCTCGGCGGCGGCGAGCTCGGCCTATCTCACCGTGAGCGAGACTTACCCGCTCGAGATCAGGGCGCTGGCGATCGCGGTGTTCTATTCGCTCGGCACCGGCCTCGGCGGCATCGCCGGCCCCTGGCTGTTCGGCGCCCTGATCGACACCGGCTCGCGCGCGAGCGTGTTCGGCGGCTATCTGTTTGGCGCCGTGCTGATGATCGCCGCCGGGCTGATCGCCTGGCGCTTTGCGATCAAGGCCGAGCGCCGCCCGCTCGAAGAGGTCTGCAAGCCGCTGGGAGCGCTATGA